A region of Lycium barbarum isolate Lr01 chromosome 1, ASM1917538v2, whole genome shotgun sequence DNA encodes the following proteins:
- the LOC132604613 gene encoding vacuolar protein sorting-associated protein 24 homolog 1-like isoform X3 produces MHLGESVAIARTVGHLSKSAEVMKLVNNLMKAPEVAITMQEFNKEMTKAGVIEEIVNDAVDSALDSEDIEDEIEDEVDKVLTELAGETTAQLPEAVRKEKLKQPAQAVGDEEVCHIYNPLHRSLIDLFNDEIW; encoded by the exons ATGCACCTTGGAGAAAGTGTCG CTATCGCTCGCACTGTGGGGCATTTGTCCAAGAGTGCTGAAGTCATGAAGCTTGTTAATAATCTTATGAAGGCTCCAGAAGTGGCTATTACTATGCAGGAATTCAATAAAGAGATGACCAAG GCTGGTGTCATTGAAGAAATTGTGAATGATGCAGTGGACAGTGCATTGGATTCAGAAGACATAGAAGATGAGATTGAAGACGAAGTTGACAAGGTCTTAACGGAACTTGCTGGTGAGACTACTGCTCAACTTCCTGAAGCAGTCCGAAAGGAGAAGTTAAAGCAACCTGCTCAGGCAGTTGGAGATGAAGAGGTATGTCACATCTATAATCCATTGCATAGAAGTCTAATTGATCTTTTCAATGATGAAATATGGTGA
- the LOC132626209 gene encoding sister chromatid cohesion 1 protein 1: MFYSHQLLARKAPLGQIWMAATLHSKLNRKKLSKLNIIKICEQILNPSVPMALRLSGILMGGVVIVYERKVKLLYEDVTRLMVQINEAWKVKAASDPTLLPKGKSQAKHAAVTLPDYREDELPEIEQTLRNTDTVTMMDFEQTSYFAMRLDNENLYDKPNAQEEPAKDLHQVDADNITLAEHMESNHTDMFNHFERFDIEGDEETQMNFTQPEDAQIPSTPVPSPPKEQAHQPDEIPDRYPEDQVKQKSDEAEEVFEQRQDQKRPKPTRQRARKAAGLTIDHEQTIIAGDIYQSWLQSASDIASRTRKKRKTLSVISSMKIARLMEVPPIALLEGLLTNGNKEVHYPAPLLKLWMRNTQPPHDSPSGKTSSPNPPEPSYTSPGERMNNVEPPFEDFQGGGGSPSVGISIEKQRANLNNNVIPPEILMEDLRTNLINMGLHPTEANGVEKTDRMATPGSGDEPRSIPSSGSDHGYLSQNSVTNSSRSNKKRPHSSHSGNGLHPVAEENPWHDPTPNFKLTRLSELSEKGFTQDNEMLMETGPTQTQHPFVTQPLDVMTDSIRMQLKSHFDTPGSAEAECLNELTLGMTKKQAACLFYQTCVLATRDFVKVEQEVPYGDILISRGAKM; the protein is encoded by the exons ATGTTCTACTCTCATCAACTCCTTGCTCGCAAAGCTCCTCTTGGCCAAATATG GATGGCAGCAACTCTGCACTCAAAACTCAATAGAAAAAAGCTTAGTAAACTCAATATTATTAAGATCTG CGAACAAATCTTAAATCCATCAGTCCCAATGGCTCTGAGACTCTCTGGAATTCTCATgg GTGGAGTAGTCATTGTTTACGAACGCAAAGTGAAACTCCTTTATG AGGATGTGACTCGTCTCATG GTGCAAATAAATGAAGCTTGGAAGGTGAAAGCAGCTAGTGATCCTACGTTGCTTCCCAAGGGTAAATCGCAAGCCAA GCATGCAGCTGTTACTCTGCCGGATTACCGGGAGGATGAACTCCCCGAGATTGAACAGACACTCCGAAATACGGACACTGTCACAATGATGGATTTCGAACAAACCTCCTATTTCGCGATG AGACTAGATAATGAAAACCTCTATGATAAACCCAATGCACAGGAGGAACCAGCCAAGGACCTGCATCAAG TTGATGCAGATAATATCACCCTGGCTGAACACATGGAATCCAATCATACAGATATGTTTAATCATTTTGAGAG GTTTGATATTGAAGGGGATGAAGAAACACAAATGAATTTTACCCAGCCAGAGGACGCCCAAATCCCAAGTACTCCTGTGCCATCTCCACCTAAAGAACAAGCCCATCAAC CTGATGAGATCCCTGACAGATATCCAGAGGACCAAGTGAAGCAGAAATCTGATGAAGCTGAAGAAGTTTTTGAG CAGCGGCAGGACCAAAAAAGGCCAAAACCAACTCGACAAAGAGCAAGAAAGGCCGCAGGTCTTACAATTGATCATGAACAAACTATTATTGCTGGTGACATCTATCAATCTTGGCTTCAGAGTGCTTCAGATATTGCATCCAGAACAAGGAAAAAGAGAAAG ACTTTGAGTGTCATATCTTCTATGAAGATAGCCAGACTCATGGAGGTGCCTCCTATTGCATTACTAGAAGGGTTGCTCACaaatggaaataaggaagttcaCTATCCAGCACCACTCCTAAAATTGTGGATGAGAAATACCCAACCTCCGCATGATTCACCTTCTG GAAAAACCTCTTCACCTAATCCTCCTGAACCATCCTATACATCTCCAGGTGAAAGGATGAATAATGTGGAACCT CCTTTCGAAGATTTCCAAGGCGGTGGGGGTTCCCCATCAGTAGGTATCTCCATAGAGAAACAAAGGGCAAATCTCAACAATAATGTGATTCCACCTGAAATTCTCATGGAGGACCTCAGAACCAATCTTATAAACATGGGACTGCATCCAACAGAGGCTAATGGAGTGGAAAAAACTGATCGCATGGCTACACCTGGCTCTG GTGATGAGCCTAGATCCATTCCAAGCTCAGGATCTGATCATGGTTACCTATCACAGAACTCTGTAACCAATTCAAGCCG ATCCAACAAGAAAAGACCCCATTCTTCACACAGTGGCAATGGCCTGCACCCAGTAGCAGAAGAGAACCCATGGCACGATCCCACTCCAAATTTCAAGTTGACTAGGCTATCTGAGCTATCTGAAAAAGGCTTTACACAAGACAACG AGATGTTGATGGAAACCGGACCAACACAAACCCAACACCCATTCGTTACTCAACCTCTTGACGTGATGACTGACTCTATCAGGAT GCAGCTGAAGAGTCATTTTGACACTCCTGGATCGGCCGAAGCAGAATGTttgaatgaactaacacttgggaTGACAAAGAAACAAGCAGCATGCCTCTTCTATCAGACTTGTG TTCTGGCCACTAGAGACTTTGTAAAAGTTGAACAGGAAGTGCCATATGGAGACATTCTCATTTCCAGAGGTGCAAAGATGTGA
- the LOC132604629 gene encoding serine carboxypeptidase-like: protein MPSYLSLLFLSLLFLSISSSVKSNDDKFFTSSKPKFPITMAEKLIRQLNLFPKHEINKAIGDSAAPIEQSLFEKRLNLSYIGDSGATVQDLGHHAGYYRLPHTKDARMFYFFFESRSRRNDPVVIWLTGGPGCSSELAVFYENGPFKIADNMSLVWNDFGWDKVSNLLYVDQPTGTGFSYSSNDDDIRHDERGVSNDLYDFLQAFFKAHPQYAKNDFYITGESYAGHYIPAFASRVHQGNKNKEGIYVNLKGFAIGNGLTDPEIQYKAYTDYALDMKLIKKSDYNSIEKSYPRCQQAIKLCGKDNGTACMAAYLVCTSIFNKIMDLAGNKNYYDVRKTCEGDLCYDFSKMETFLNDQKVRQALGVGDIEFVSCSSAVYQAMQLDWMKNLEVGIPSLLEDGIKLLVYAGEYDLICNWLGNSRWVHAMKWSGQNDFGKATSGSFAIDGVEKGVQKNHGPLTFLKVHDAGHMVPMDQPKAALEMLQRWMQNKLSKEGHLAPM, encoded by the exons ATGCCTTCTTATTTATctcttctctttctttctctGCTTTTTCTATCTATCTCATCAAGTGTAAAgtctaatgatgataagtttttCACTTCTTCTAAACCGAAATTCCCGATAACAATGGCGGAAAAGCTAATCAGACAACTTAATTTATTTCCTAAACATGAAATCAACAAGGCAATTGGGGACTCTGCAGCACCTATTGAACAGAGTCTTTTTGAAAAGAGATTGAATTTATCATATATTGGTGATTCTGGGGCAACTGTTCAAGACTTGGGTCATCATGCTGGTTATTATCGTCTTCCACACACTAAAGATGCAAG GatgttttattttttctttgaaTCGAGGAGCAGGAGGAATGATCCAGTAGTTATATGGCTAACAGGAGGACCGGGATGTAGCAGTGAATTGGCTGTGTTTTATGAAAATGGACCTTTCAAAATTGCAGACAACATGTCTCTTGTCTGGAATGATTTTGGTTGGGACAAG GTCTCAAACCTTTTATATGTCGATCAACCAACTGGAACTGGTTTTAGTTATAGTTCAAATGATGATGACATTCGTCACGATGAAAGGGGCGTAAGCAATGATCTCTATGACTTCTTGCAG GCCTTCTTCAAGGCACATCCTCAGTATGCAAAAAATGATTTCTATATTACTGGAGAATCATATGCTGGGCATTACATTCCTGCATTTGCTTCTCGGGTTCACCAAGGAAACAAAAACAAAGAAGGAATCTACGTAAATCTCAAG GGATTCGCCATTGGTAATGGACTCACTGATCCAGAAATCCAGTACAAAGCCTACACTGACTATGCTCTGGATatgaaattgatcaaaaaatctGATTACAATTCCATAGAGAAGTCATATCCAAGATGTCAACAGGCTATCAAGCTTTGTG GAAAAGATAACGGAACTGCTTGCATGGCTGCATATCTTGTTTGTACAAGCATCTTCAACAAGATAATGGACCTCGCTGGTAATAAGAAT TACTATGATGTGCGGAAGACATGTGAGGGTGATCTGTGCTATGACTTCTCCAAAATGGAAACTTTCCTGAATGATCAAAAAGTAAGACAGGCCCTTGGTGTTGGGGATATTGAATTTGTTTCGTGCAGTTCAGCAGTTTACCAGGCAATGCAATTGGACTGGATGAAGAATCTTGAAGTGGGCATTCCTTCACTTCTTGAAGATGGTATCAAGCTACTTGTATATGCAGGGGAATACGACCTTATCTGCAATTGGCTTG GGAATTCAAGATGGGTGCATGCAATGAAATGGTCGGGGCAAAACGATTTTGGAAAAGCCACATCAGGTTCTTTTGCAATAGATGGCGTAGAGAAAGGAGTTCAAAAGAATCATGGGCCTTTAACTTTCCTCAAGGTTCATGATGCAGGCCACATGGTACCAATGGATCAGCCCAAGGCAGCCTTAGAAATGCTTCAAAGGTGGATGCAAAATAAATTGTCTAAAGAAGGTCATCTTGCTCCTATGTGA